One genomic window of Luteitalea pratensis includes the following:
- the choX gene encoding choline ABC transporter substrate-binding protein produces the protein MSPPAADARVTLLEGRDASQRGPWRSCWRWTAGTAVPTILIAAGTAVPTILIATGSAYAQPATPADPLACRIVRLSDVGWTDVTATTAVLAHVLGSLGYEPRVTVLSVPVTFASLRNGDIDAFLGNWMPSQQEMIAPYLADRSIEVVATNLRGARYTLAVPTYLHDAGLRDFRDIARFRVALGGVIHGIEAGNEANETLLSMIRNDAAGLRGFRLVESSEQGMLAEVERAVRAQRPIVFLGWSPHPMNSRFGLRYLSGGDVWFGPDFGGATVRTLTRPRYADACPNVARLLRNVTFTVDDENALMDAMLTQRMPAADAANAWSAAHGDRVRAWLSGVTLRDGRPASTIGNTVGDAGLAASAKASAPKGQPGATYDTDVGRRSRFETVMTRHKLPVGEAATRLVDFAKQHARGVFDGASRGIGLVVRLTQSALAMIPAPLLMVILTGAAWLRRRSIALAVFVPAALLLIMNLGYWAATIETLGLVVVAAGTSTVIGVPVGVLAARRPAVDALLRPVLDLMQTLPTFVYLTPTLVLFGLGVVPGLVSTIIFALPAPIRLTQLGIASVPRPLIEAGQAFGATPSQLLMKIELPSAASAILTGVSQCIMLSLSMVVIAALVGAGGLGVPVVRALNTVQVGMGIEAGLAIVLVAIILDRLARPSERTGTRR, from the coding sequence GTGTCGCCTCCTGCCGCTGACGCGCGCGTGACCCTCCTCGAAGGTAGGGACGCCTCTCAGAGGGGTCCATGGCGTTCATGTTGGAGATGGACCGCTGGGACAGCGGTCCCTACCATCCTCATTGCCGCTGGGACAGCGGTCCCTACCATCCTCATCGCGACCGGGAGTGCGTATGCGCAGCCTGCAACGCCTGCCGACCCGCTCGCCTGTCGCATCGTACGTCTGTCCGACGTCGGCTGGACCGATGTCACTGCCACCACCGCCGTCCTCGCACACGTACTCGGTTCACTCGGGTACGAGCCACGGGTGACCGTGCTCTCGGTGCCCGTGACGTTCGCGTCGCTGCGCAATGGCGACATCGACGCGTTCCTGGGCAACTGGATGCCCTCGCAGCAGGAGATGATCGCGCCGTACCTCGCGGACCGATCGATTGAGGTCGTCGCCACCAATCTGCGCGGCGCCCGCTACACCCTCGCCGTGCCGACGTACCTCCATGACGCCGGCCTGCGCGACTTCCGCGACATCGCCCGCTTCCGGGTGGCGCTGGGAGGTGTCATTCACGGCATCGAAGCAGGCAATGAAGCCAACGAAACACTGCTGTCGATGATCCGCAACGACGCGGCAGGCCTGCGCGGATTCCGTCTGGTCGAGTCGAGCGAGCAAGGCATGCTGGCCGAAGTCGAACGGGCCGTGCGGGCGCAGCGTCCCATCGTGTTCCTCGGCTGGTCGCCGCACCCGATGAACAGCCGGTTTGGGCTGCGCTACCTGTCCGGCGGCGACGTCTGGTTCGGCCCCGACTTCGGCGGCGCGACCGTACGCACGCTTACCCGCCCTCGGTACGCCGACGCGTGTCCAAACGTGGCGCGCCTGCTGCGCAACGTGACTTTCACGGTGGACGATGAGAATGCGTTGATGGACGCCATGCTGACGCAGCGGATGCCTGCGGCGGACGCGGCGAACGCGTGGAGCGCGGCGCACGGCGATCGGGTCCGGGCCTGGCTTTCCGGCGTGACGCTGCGCGACGGCCGGCCAGCCTCGACGATCGGCAACACCGTGGGGGACGCCGGGCTGGCCGCCTCCGCCAAGGCTTCGGCGCCCAAGGGACAGCCCGGCGCTACCTACGACACAGACGTCGGCCGGCGCTCGCGGTTCGAGACGGTCATGACGCGGCACAAGCTGCCCGTGGGCGAGGCAGCGACACGGCTCGTCGACTTCGCGAAGCAGCACGCGCGCGGCGTCTTCGACGGCGCCTCGCGAGGCATCGGCCTGGTCGTCCGCCTCACGCAGTCCGCGCTTGCCATGATTCCAGCGCCACTGCTGATGGTCATCCTCACAGGCGCGGCGTGGCTGCGTCGGCGCTCGATCGCGCTCGCGGTGTTCGTCCCGGCGGCGCTCCTGCTGATCATGAACCTGGGGTACTGGGCGGCCACGATCGAGACGCTCGGACTGGTGGTCGTCGCGGCAGGCACGAGCACCGTGATCGGCGTCCCCGTCGGCGTCCTGGCGGCGCGGCGCCCTGCCGTGGACGCGCTGCTGCGCCCGGTCCTCGACCTGATGCAAACGCTCCCGACCTTCGTCTACCTGACGCCGACGCTCGTGTTGTTCGGTCTGGGCGTGGTGCCGGGTCTCGTCTCCACGATCATCTTCGCGCTGCCCGCCCCGATCCGTCTCACGCAACTCGGCATCGCCTCGGTCCCGCGTCCGCTCATCGAGGCCGGCCAGGCCTTCGGCGCGACGCCATCGCAGCTCCTCATGAAGATCGAGCTGCCGAGCGCGGCCTCCGCCATCCTCACTGGCGTGAGCCAATGCATCATGTTGAGCCTCTCGATGGTCGTCATCGCGGCCCTGGTCGGCGCGGGTGGACTCGGGGTGCCGGTCGTACGCGCGCTCAACACGGTGCAGGTCGGCATGGGCATCGAAGCCGGCCTCGCGATCGTGCTCGTCGCGATCATCCTCGACCGCCTCGCACGACCGTCGGAACGGACCGGCACACGGCGATGA
- a CDS encoding family 10 glycosylhydrolase — protein MRVQATSPWDGHNRLQQLIRRFAACLLLVCAVAAESAAQDTAPRWRAGFVDTFNSRVGNADEVATVVARAVAWNVNVLYVQVRRRGDAFYLDGSEPAPEGVTIDGGFDPLGDLLSKARAAGLEVHALLTLGPVWHLNTAPQDPRHVFTRHGLQGGRAVEGAENWLTRTLQPDGNGTSMEGYRFGSDYWLDFGHPAAANYVVDLVTRLVERYPVDGVRLDALHYPEAPSGSASIGYNAVSVARFQARTGQPGVPGQDDGRWSEWRREQITALTRRLAISAYAVRPSLVVSVSAVAAGAAPGDPRGTVAFSRTFQDWFRWAGDGSVDVIVPQVYRQEHVADTADEFSAWTAWLANNPGARPFVIGLGAYQNSLEGLLRQARVGLAAAGQQGGVSIFSLAATNAPVVDNPLSLPAGRDTPQRAVEDVAAGLRTGRTTGGQVVDPIQPPLFAVSVPRPATPWKGSVGHVLGRLEDGTGMPVDGAQVHLDAAGRSTGPDDVVSDGSGVFATPAVAPGSYRVHLVSPAGGAYTSDCTIEVSAQNVTRITLTVDASRAGVASCR, from the coding sequence GTGCGTGTGCAAGCAACCTCTCCCTGGGACGGCCACAACCGACTCCAGCAGCTCATCCGCCGCTTCGCCGCGTGCCTGTTGCTGGTCTGTGCGGTCGCAGCGGAGTCGGCTGCCCAGGACACGGCTCCCCGCTGGCGCGCCGGCTTCGTCGACACGTTCAACAGCCGCGTCGGCAACGCCGACGAAGTCGCGACCGTCGTCGCGCGGGCTGTCGCGTGGAACGTCAACGTCCTCTATGTGCAGGTCCGGCGCCGCGGCGACGCGTTCTACCTCGATGGCAGCGAGCCCGCCCCGGAAGGGGTGACGATCGACGGCGGCTTCGACCCGCTCGGCGATCTCCTCTCGAAGGCGCGAGCGGCCGGCCTCGAGGTGCACGCCCTGCTGACCCTCGGTCCCGTGTGGCACCTGAATACTGCCCCCCAGGACCCGCGTCACGTGTTCACGCGACACGGACTGCAGGGCGGACGGGCCGTCGAGGGCGCCGAGAACTGGCTGACGCGAACGCTTCAGCCCGACGGCAACGGCACTTCGATGGAGGGGTACCGCTTCGGCAGCGACTACTGGCTCGATTTCGGCCATCCGGCCGCTGCCAACTACGTGGTCGACCTCGTCACGCGCCTCGTCGAACGCTATCCGGTGGATGGTGTCCGTCTCGACGCGCTCCACTACCCCGAGGCACCGTCCGGCAGCGCGAGTATCGGGTACAACGCGGTCTCCGTCGCGCGGTTCCAGGCCCGCACCGGGCAACCTGGAGTGCCGGGCCAGGACGATGGGCGATGGAGCGAATGGCGTCGCGAACAGATCACCGCGCTGACCCGCCGGCTCGCGATCTCGGCCTACGCCGTACGCCCCTCACTCGTCGTGAGCGTGTCCGCGGTCGCCGCCGGCGCGGCGCCCGGCGATCCCCGTGGCACTGTCGCCTTCTCGCGAACGTTCCAGGACTGGTTCCGCTGGGCAGGCGATGGCAGCGTGGACGTGATCGTGCCGCAGGTCTACCGGCAGGAGCATGTGGCCGACACCGCCGATGAATTCAGCGCCTGGACCGCCTGGCTCGCCAACAACCCGGGCGCGCGGCCGTTCGTGATCGGACTCGGTGCGTACCAGAATTCCCTCGAGGGCCTCCTGCGGCAGGCGCGCGTCGGGCTCGCGGCTGCCGGCCAGCAGGGCGGCGTCAGCATCTTCTCCCTTGCCGCGACCAACGCCCCCGTTGTCGACAACCCCCTGTCACTGCCAGCCGGCCGGGACACGCCGCAGCGGGCAGTCGAAGACGTGGCCGCCGGCTTGCGCACGGGTCGGACAACGGGTGGGCAGGTTGTCGATCCCATCCAGCCGCCACTGTTTGCGGTCAGCGTCCCGCGGCCGGCGACGCCGTGGAAAGGCAGCGTCGGTCACGTGCTCGGACGCCTCGAGGACGGCACCGGCATGCCGGTGGACGGCGCCCAGGTCCACCTCGATGCTGCCGGCCGGTCCACGGGTCCCGACGACGTCGTCAGCGACGGCTCGGGAGTGTTCGCCACCCCGGCCGTGGCGCCGGGTTCGTATCGCGTCCACCTGGTCTCTCCCGCGGGCGGGGCCTATACGAGCGACTGCACGATCGAGGTCAGCGCGCAGAACGTGACGCGCATCACGTTGACCGTCGACGCATCGCGGGCCGGTGTCGCCTCCTGCCGCTGA
- a CDS encoding MBOAT family O-acyltransferase yields the protein MNFVSYAFAALLLIVCLARLTVGRCKVEPAYNGVLLVASLVFYGWHIPSYLWVLLVSATIDFYAAMALERPDRSPPTRKAILAISLGTNLGLLGFFKYFGFALDNLQWVSEHVGLGFSRPAWQVVLPMGISFYTFQSMSYTIDVYRGHLRALPRFRDFILFIAFFPQLVAGPIVRATEFLPQMPRVRHIRWPVAATGLAFIIEGYFLKMVCADTLATYVNKYWEHGYRADGNSTVTLWLALLFSGQIFCDFAGYSQIARGCAYLLGYTLPINFRSPYIAGSFKNFWERWHITLSRWLRDYLYVPLGGNRVSARRTYVNLLLVMLLGGLWHGAAWTYVTWGGLHGAALAVERMLGLHRGLEQRPWWLRLGWGLVVQGVVLVAWVFFRSASFADALQFLRNIAKFETVPMNWEMWTALVFLAPVAIGHAWTWLVEHRWVKPLTPARRAVLTGVLLYAILSAYGSSNAFIYFQF from the coding sequence GTGAACTTCGTCTCCTACGCCTTCGCGGCGCTGCTCCTGATCGTGTGCCTCGCCCGGCTGACTGTCGGGCGGTGCAAGGTCGAACCGGCCTACAACGGAGTGCTGCTCGTCGCCAGCCTCGTCTTCTACGGCTGGCATATCCCGTCGTATCTCTGGGTGCTGCTGGTGTCGGCCACGATCGACTTCTACGCCGCCATGGCCCTCGAGCGTCCCGATCGATCCCCGCCGACGCGGAAGGCCATCCTCGCCATCTCGCTCGGCACCAATCTCGGACTGCTGGGTTTCTTCAAGTATTTCGGCTTCGCCCTCGACAACCTGCAGTGGGTGTCGGAGCACGTCGGCCTCGGCTTCAGCCGGCCGGCGTGGCAGGTGGTGCTCCCGATGGGCATCAGCTTCTACACGTTCCAGTCGATGAGCTACACCATCGACGTCTACCGGGGCCACCTGCGGGCGCTGCCGCGTTTCCGGGACTTCATCCTGTTCATCGCCTTCTTCCCGCAACTCGTGGCCGGGCCGATCGTGCGCGCCACCGAGTTCCTGCCGCAGATGCCCCGCGTGCGCCACATCCGGTGGCCGGTAGCCGCGACGGGCCTGGCCTTCATCATCGAAGGCTACTTCCTGAAGATGGTGTGCGCCGACACACTGGCCACGTACGTGAACAAGTACTGGGAGCATGGCTATCGCGCCGATGGCAACAGCACGGTGACACTCTGGCTCGCGCTGCTGTTCAGCGGCCAGATTTTCTGCGACTTCGCCGGTTACTCGCAGATTGCGCGGGGTTGTGCATACCTGCTCGGTTACACGTTGCCGATCAACTTTCGTAGTCCCTACATCGCCGGATCGTTCAAGAACTTCTGGGAGCGCTGGCACATCACGCTGTCGCGCTGGCTGCGCGATTACCTGTACGTGCCGCTCGGCGGCAACCGCGTCTCGGCGAGGCGGACGTACGTCAACCTGCTGCTGGTGATGCTGCTCGGCGGCCTCTGGCACGGGGCCGCGTGGACGTATGTCACATGGGGCGGGCTGCACGGTGCGGCGCTGGCCGTGGAGCGCATGCTCGGCCTGCACCGGGGGCTCGAGCAGCGCCCCTGGTGGCTGCGCCTCGGCTGGGGACTGGTGGTCCAGGGCGTGGTGCTCGTCGCGTGGGTGTTCTTTCGCAGCGCCTCGTTTGCAGACGCCTTGCAGTTCCTGCGCAACATCGCGAAGTTCGAGACCGTGCCGATGAACTGGGAGATGTGGACGGCGCTCGTCTTCCTCGCGCCGGTCGCCATCGGCCACGCCTGGACGTGGTTGGTCGAGCACAGATGGGTCAAGCCGCTCACGCCCGCCCGCCGCGCCGTGCTGACGGGCGTCCTGCTGTACGCCATCCTCAGCGCCTACGGCTCGAGCAACGCGTTCATCTATTTCCAGTTCTGA
- a CDS encoding P1 family peptidase: MRTPPWAALLLAVGTALLGAQAPDPPPPMNGTLTDVEGLLVGHAVRRERPTGCTVILAREGAVAGVDVRGAAPGTRETDLLNPLNTVQQVHAIVLAGGSAFGLDAATGVMSWLESEGIGFKVGPTRVPIVPAAILFDLGIGDARIRPDAACGREAAMAASAAAVPQGSVGAGAGATVGKLHGMARAMKGGVGSASIRLPNGIVVAALVAVNARGDVIDPTTGKVVAGVRTADGRHLADARELLRQGVPAPAPVAENTTLGVVATNATLTKSEASLVARMAHDGFARAIAPVHTPSDGDVIFALATGKQAGVADVGLIGALAADVTAQAIVNAVQRADPLPSLPSARTLVP; encoded by the coding sequence GTGCGCACACCCCCCTGGGCCGCGCTGCTGCTCGCGGTGGGCACGGCTCTTCTCGGCGCGCAGGCGCCGGACCCACCTCCACCCATGAATGGCACGCTCACCGACGTCGAAGGCCTGCTCGTCGGCCACGCAGTTCGCCGTGAGCGGCCGACCGGTTGCACCGTCATCCTGGCCCGCGAAGGTGCGGTGGCTGGAGTGGACGTCCGCGGAGCAGCCCCCGGCACCCGCGAGACCGACCTCCTGAATCCGCTGAACACGGTGCAGCAGGTGCACGCGATTGTGCTCGCCGGCGGCAGTGCTTTCGGTCTCGACGCCGCCACCGGGGTGATGAGTTGGCTGGAATCGGAAGGCATCGGCTTCAAGGTCGGGCCGACGCGCGTGCCGATCGTGCCCGCGGCCATCCTGTTCGACCTCGGCATCGGCGACGCGCGCATCCGCCCGGATGCTGCGTGTGGACGCGAGGCGGCGATGGCAGCCTCGGCCGCGGCCGTGCCGCAGGGGAGCGTTGGCGCCGGCGCCGGCGCAACGGTGGGGAAGTTGCACGGAATGGCGCGGGCCATGAAAGGCGGCGTCGGCAGCGCCTCGATCCGCTTGCCGAACGGCATCGTCGTCGCGGCACTCGTCGCCGTCAACGCGCGTGGAGACGTCATCGATCCCACCACCGGGAAGGTCGTGGCTGGCGTCCGCACCGCCGATGGACGACACCTGGCCGACGCGCGCGAACTGCTGCGCCAGGGCGTGCCGGCGCCGGCACCGGTCGCCGAGAACACGACGCTGGGCGTCGTCGCGACAAATGCCACGCTGACCAAGAGCGAGGCGTCGCTGGTGGCGCGCATGGCCCACGACGGCTTCGCGCGTGCCATCGCGCCGGTCCACACGCCGTCGGATGGTGACGTCATCTTCGCGCTCGCCACCGGCAAGCAGGCAGGCGTCGCGGACGTCGGCCTGATTGGCGCGCTCGCTGCCGACGTGACGGCCCAGGCCATCGTGAACGCCGTCCAACGAGCCGATCCCCTGCCGTCGCTGCCCTCGGCGCGCACCCTCGTTCCGTGA
- a CDS encoding sodium:solute symporter family protein — protein MTLALLLAYAAALIFIGWWSSRRATAADFFVAGRRLSPALLAGTLIAANIGAGSTVGAAGLGYRDGIAAWWWVGSAGLGSMVLALVVGPRIWRIAADQDHRTLGDYLKSRFGDDVRALMAVLLWCGSLAILSAQLIALAGLLETVAGVPRTWGCVIGGVVATLYFAAGGLLSSAAVNAVQAIVLVAGLALALPAAWPSSGLHAALPPSVPSDYWHPFSGGSSGVMYLALLGPSFIVSPGLLQKVYGARDARAVRIGVLVNAGVLLAFAAIPPLLGMLARVSHPSLPNHELALPMLLRDDLPPWLGGLALAALFSAEVSTADAVLFMLSTSLARDLYAGHLRPAATQAEQLRVVRVAAVVSGTIGVAIAIWAGSIVRTMGLFYSVLSAGLFVPVVAGLFARRAGRVQALAAMIAGAVTTAVLQIATVGAGIAGVAPVVWGLLASATALGVALLVRR, from the coding sequence GTGACGCTCGCCCTGCTGCTTGCCTACGCGGCAGCCCTCATCTTCATCGGTTGGTGGTCGTCGCGCCGGGCCACGGCCGCCGACTTCTTCGTCGCAGGACGCCGCCTGTCGCCGGCCCTGCTCGCCGGCACGCTCATCGCCGCCAACATCGGGGCCGGGTCCACGGTCGGTGCCGCCGGCCTCGGCTACCGCGACGGGATCGCGGCCTGGTGGTGGGTCGGGTCGGCCGGGCTCGGCTCGATGGTGCTCGCGCTTGTCGTCGGCCCACGCATCTGGCGCATCGCTGCCGACCAGGACCATCGCACGCTCGGCGACTACCTCAAGAGCCGTTTCGGTGACGACGTGCGTGCGCTCATGGCCGTGCTCCTGTGGTGCGGGTCACTGGCCATTCTCTCGGCGCAACTGATCGCCCTCGCGGGACTGCTCGAGACCGTCGCTGGCGTGCCACGCACCTGGGGCTGTGTCATCGGCGGTGTCGTCGCGACGCTGTACTTCGCCGCCGGCGGGCTGCTGTCCTCCGCTGCTGTCAACGCGGTGCAGGCAATCGTGCTGGTTGCCGGGCTCGCACTCGCGCTGCCCGCCGCATGGCCGTCCAGCGGACTCCATGCCGCGTTGCCACCATCGGTGCCCTCCGACTATTGGCATCCGTTCTCTGGCGGCTCGTCTGGTGTGATGTACCTGGCGCTCCTCGGACCGTCGTTCATCGTCTCGCCGGGATTGCTGCAGAAGGTCTACGGCGCGCGAGACGCGCGAGCGGTGCGGATCGGCGTGCTGGTCAACGCAGGCGTCCTGCTCGCGTTCGCGGCGATTCCGCCCCTGCTCGGAATGCTGGCGCGGGTGTCACACCCGTCGCTGCCGAATCACGAACTGGCACTGCCGATGCTGCTGCGGGACGATTTGCCGCCGTGGCTCGGTGGCCTGGCGCTCGCGGCGCTGTTCTCGGCGGAAGTGAGCACTGCAGACGCGGTGCTCTTCATGTTGTCCACCTCGCTCGCACGTGATCTCTACGCCGGGCACCTGCGGCCGGCGGCGACGCAGGCCGAGCAACTCCGCGTCGTGCGCGTAGCGGCCGTCGTGTCCGGCACCATCGGCGTGGCCATCGCGATCTGGGCCGGCAGCATCGTCAGAACGATGGGGTTGTTCTACAGCGTGCTGAGCGCGGGCCTGTTCGTGCCGGTGGTGGCCGGCCTCTTCGCGCGGCGTGCCGGCCGCGTCCAGGCACTTGCCGCGATGATCGCTGGCGCTGTCACCACGGCGGTCCTGCAGATCGCCACCGTTGGGGCCGGCATTGCCGGCGTCGCCCCCGTGGTCTGGGGCCTGCTCGCCTCCGCCACCGCGCTCGGCGTCGCATTGCTGGTCCGTAGGTAG
- a CDS encoding REP-associated tyrosine transposase, whose protein sequence is MPTAPTQPDDWHDRLCLPHGRPTWLTADGIFLLTVCGTPRGLNQLCDPRIANAIKNSLRFQQQAGAWLLLACVVMPDHVHLLARVPPSTDLQRRVTSLKRYLARSERIRWQRDFFEHRLRRDEHFEAKLEYLRQNPVRAGLAVDADDWPYFWTW, encoded by the coding sequence ATGCCCACTGCGCCGACGCAGCCGGATGACTGGCACGACCGACTGTGCCTGCCTCACGGCAGGCCGACGTGGCTGACGGCTGACGGCATCTTCCTCCTCACCGTGTGCGGAACGCCTCGCGGGCTCAACCAGTTGTGCGATCCGCGGATTGCCAACGCCATCAAGAACTCGCTGAGGTTTCAACAGCAGGCGGGCGCGTGGCTTCTGCTGGCGTGCGTCGTGATGCCGGACCACGTGCATCTCCTGGCGAGAGTACCGCCGTCGACCGATCTCCAGCGCAGAGTCACGTCGCTCAAGCGATACCTCGCCAGGTCTGAGCGCATCCGATGGCAGCGAGACTTCTTCGAGCATCGGCTCAGGCGCGACGAACATTTCGAAGCCAAGCTCGAGTACCTTCGCCAGAATCCGGTTCGCGCCGGCCTGGCCGTGGACGCAGACGACTGGCCATACTTCTGGACCTGGTAG
- a CDS encoding HD domain-containing phosphohydrolase yields the protein MPNLTEPITRARILIVDDQAPNIRLLERLLTSAGYHRLYSTTAPEQVAALVGQVSPDLILLDLHMPGLDGFGVMQQLQGRLNDERYLPILVVTADLSVEVRQRALGAGAKDFLNKPFDAVEALLRIRNLLTTRFLYLQLDKHNRGLEATVQERTRKLEIARLEILERLALAAEFRDDNTGEHTRRVGRLAGAVAREMGLSGDTALTIERAAPLHDVGKIGIRDAILLKPGPLSPAEFDEMKRHTVIGADILSGSKGMLLRTAEDIALTHHERWDGTGYPSGLAGGDIPLAGRITHVADVFDAMTHPHGETAHDRRDEAIDYIRGESGLALDPDVVAAFASVARRDRMF from the coding sequence GTGCCGAACCTGACCGAGCCCATCACCAGGGCACGGATTCTCATCGTCGACGATCAGGCCCCGAACATCCGCCTGCTGGAACGACTCCTCACGTCTGCCGGCTATCACCGCCTCTATTCGACGACCGCGCCCGAGCAGGTGGCGGCCCTCGTGGGCCAGGTCAGCCCCGACCTGATCCTCCTCGACCTGCACATGCCCGGCCTCGATGGCTTCGGCGTGATGCAACAACTTCAGGGTCGGCTCAACGACGAGCGCTACCTCCCCATCCTCGTGGTCACCGCCGACCTCAGCGTCGAGGTTCGCCAGCGGGCGCTGGGCGCCGGCGCGAAAGACTTCCTGAACAAGCCGTTCGACGCGGTGGAGGCGCTGCTCCGCATTCGTAACCTGCTGACTACGCGGTTTCTCTACCTGCAGCTGGACAAACACAATCGCGGGCTCGAGGCGACGGTCCAGGAACGTACGCGCAAGCTGGAAATCGCACGCCTGGAGATCCTGGAGCGCCTCGCCCTCGCGGCGGAATTCCGCGACGACAACACCGGCGAGCACACGCGACGGGTCGGCCGCCTGGCGGGCGCGGTCGCCCGCGAGATGGGACTATCCGGCGACACCGCCCTGACCATCGAGCGCGCCGCGCCGCTGCACGACGTCGGCAAGATCGGCATCCGCGATGCGATCCTGCTGAAGCCTGGACCGCTCTCTCCCGCTGAATTCGACGAGATGAAGCGGCACACCGTCATCGGCGCCGACATCCTTTCCGGCAGCAAGGGCATGCTGCTGCGGACGGCCGAAGACATCGCGCTCACGCACCACGAACGCTGGGACGGGACCGGCTATCCGAGCGGCCTGGCGGGCGGAGACATCCCGCTGGCCGGTCGCATCACGCATGTCGCCGACGTCTTCGATGCGATGACGCATCCGCACGGGGAAACGGCCCACGACCGCCGCGACGAGGCCATCGACTACATCCGCGGCGAGTCGGGCCTCGCGCTCGACCCGGACGTCGTCGCGGCGTTCGCTTCTGTGGCCCGGCGCGACCGCATGTTCTGA
- a CDS encoding nucleotide sugar dehydrogenase has product MNQTLARIHDRSAVVGIIGQGYVGLPLALVFEEAGFQVRGFDVDPTKIEALSRGHSYIRHIGSERVAASIARGRFGVTTDFDQLRECDAILICVPTPLGAHREPDLSYIHDTANAIARRLRKGQLVVLESTTYPGTTDDEVLPILESSGLSCPDDFFLAFSPEREDPGNARFSTKTIPKVVGGVNPASTEVAVALYGAGVDKVVAVSSARVAESSKLLENVFRSINIALVNELKITFDRMGIDVWEVIEAAKTKPFGFTAFYPGPGLGGHCIPLDPFYLSWKASEFGMWTRFIELAGEINTSMPRYVVGKVADALNDARKSVKGSRVLVLGLSYKENIDDDRESPSYQLIEYLQDKGADVDYCDPYFPKARHGRRHSLNLSSVPCDNTTFRGYDLLLVSTAHAQFKDPALYAGVSLVVDTRNIVKAEPAGPVTVVRA; this is encoded by the coding sequence ATGAATCAGACACTTGCTCGGATCCACGACCGTTCCGCGGTCGTCGGCATCATCGGCCAGGGCTACGTCGGCCTGCCCCTCGCCCTCGTCTTCGAAGAGGCCGGCTTTCAGGTGCGGGGCTTCGACGTCGACCCCACGAAGATCGAGGCGCTCTCGCGAGGGCATTCCTACATCCGACATATCGGGTCGGAGCGGGTCGCCGCGTCGATCGCCCGCGGCCGATTCGGGGTCACGACCGATTTCGACCAACTCAGGGAATGCGACGCGATCCTGATCTGCGTGCCGACGCCGCTCGGCGCACATCGTGAGCCGGACCTCTCGTACATCCACGACACGGCCAACGCCATCGCCAGGCGTCTGCGCAAGGGCCAGTTGGTCGTGCTCGAGTCGACGACCTACCCCGGGACCACGGACGATGAGGTGCTGCCGATTCTCGAGTCGTCCGGCCTGTCGTGTCCGGATGACTTCTTCCTCGCGTTTTCACCCGAGCGCGAGGATCCAGGCAACGCCAGGTTCAGCACGAAGACCATTCCCAAGGTGGTGGGTGGTGTCAACCCCGCGTCCACCGAGGTGGCCGTGGCCCTCTACGGGGCTGGCGTGGACAAGGTCGTCGCGGTGTCATCGGCACGCGTGGCCGAGTCGAGCAAGCTGCTCGAGAACGTCTTCCGGTCGATCAACATCGCCCTGGTGAACGAACTGAAGATCACGTTCGACCGGATGGGGATCGACGTCTGGGAAGTGATCGAGGCAGCCAAGACGAAGCCGTTCGGCTTCACGGCGTTCTACCCGGGACCGGGCCTGGGCGGCCACTGCATTCCTCTCGACCCGTTCTACCTCTCCTGGAAGGCGTCGGAGTTCGGGATGTGGACGCGCTTCATCGAGCTCGCGGGCGAGATCAACACATCGATGCCGCGCTACGTGGTGGGCAAGGTCGCCGACGCCCTGAATGATGCCCGGAAGAGCGTGAAGGGGTCGCGGGTGCTGGTCCTCGGGCTGTCGTACAAGGAGAACATCGACGACGACCGCGAGTCACCGTCGTACCAACTGATCGAGTACCTGCAGGACAAGGGCGCGGACGTCGACTACTGCGACCCGTACTTCCCCAAGGCTCGCCACGGCCGGCGACATTCCCTGAACCTCTCGTCGGTGCCGTGCGACAACACGACGTTTCGCGGCTACGACCTCCTGCTGGTCTCGACTGCGCACGCGCAGTTCAAGGACCCGGCGTTATATGCGGGCGTGTCGCTCGTGGTGGACACCCGGAACATCGTCAAGGCGGAACCAGCGGGCCCCGTCACCGTCGTCCGCGCGTAG